A single genomic interval of Polyangium spumosum harbors:
- a CDS encoding AMP-binding protein, with the protein MPSPFVTRLATFQQQERLAVEDDAERRTFAELWDRAQRARLALTGGAPSLEGRAVAILVSPGALWLEAFLGTILAGGVALPLSPLYPPAELAWFGEDARAAAVIVSEDQRERGALLCEGRRVLSAEALARGPRPEGDAASIDPDDVALLLYTSGTTGKPKGAMITHANIEVQAAILREAWGFGEEDRLLHALPLHHLHGLGISLLTTLLAGAAARMLPRFDARRVWEAFCAPDGPTVWMAVPTMYQKLFEALDAADAETRARWAEGARALRLATSGSAALPVTLAERWRSLTGAIPLERFGMTEIGVGATNPLDPASRRPGSVGSPPRSVEARIVDEAGRDLERGPGELWIRGPSVFKGYLGREEATRGAFAEGQWFRTGDVAERADDGSLRLLGRTSVDILKSGGYKLSALEIEEALRENVAVAEVAVVGLPDEAWGERVVAVVVPAPGRDAACAPDVLRGWAKERMAPYKVPREVIVASALPRNALGKVVKPELVKAILEGTVARSTRTEV; encoded by the coding sequence ATGCCTTCCCCCTTCGTCACGCGCCTCGCCACCTTCCAGCAGCAAGAGCGGCTCGCCGTGGAGGACGACGCCGAGCGCCGCACCTTCGCCGAGCTCTGGGATCGCGCCCAGCGGGCTCGCCTCGCGCTCACCGGGGGCGCGCCTTCGCTCGAGGGGCGGGCCGTGGCGATCCTGGTCTCGCCCGGCGCGCTCTGGCTCGAGGCCTTCCTCGGCACGATCCTCGCGGGCGGCGTGGCCCTGCCGCTCTCGCCGCTGTATCCGCCCGCCGAGCTCGCGTGGTTCGGCGAGGACGCGCGCGCCGCGGCGGTGATCGTCTCCGAGGACCAGCGCGAGCGCGGCGCGTTGCTCTGCGAAGGCCGCCGCGTCCTCTCCGCCGAGGCGCTCGCCAGAGGCCCAAGGCCCGAGGGCGACGCGGCCTCGATCGATCCCGACGACGTCGCGCTCCTGCTCTACACGAGCGGCACCACGGGCAAACCCAAGGGCGCGATGATCACGCACGCGAACATCGAGGTGCAGGCCGCGATCCTGCGCGAGGCGTGGGGCTTCGGCGAGGAGGATCGGCTGCTCCACGCGCTGCCGCTCCATCACCTCCACGGCCTCGGCATCTCGTTGCTCACCACGCTGCTCGCGGGCGCCGCGGCGCGGATGTTGCCGCGTTTCGACGCGCGGCGCGTGTGGGAGGCGTTTTGCGCGCCGGACGGGCCGACGGTCTGGATGGCCGTGCCGACGATGTACCAGAAGCTCTTCGAGGCCCTCGACGCGGCCGACGCGGAGACACGCGCGCGCTGGGCCGAGGGCGCGCGGGCCTTGCGCCTCGCGACGAGCGGCTCGGCCGCGTTGCCCGTCACGCTCGCCGAGCGCTGGCGGTCCCTCACGGGCGCGATCCCCCTCGAGCGCTTCGGCATGACCGAGATCGGCGTCGGCGCGACGAACCCGCTCGACCCCGCCTCGCGCCGCCCCGGCTCGGTGGGTTCGCCTCCGCGCTCGGTCGAGGCGCGGATCGTCGACGAGGCGGGTCGTGATCTCGAGCGTGGCCCCGGCGAGCTCTGGATCCGCGGGCCCAGCGTGTTCAAGGGCTACCTCGGGCGCGAGGAGGCCACGCGTGGCGCCTTCGCCGAGGGCCAGTGGTTCCGCACCGGCGACGTCGCCGAGCGCGCGGACGATGGTTCCCTGCGTCTGCTCGGACGAACCAGCGTCGACATCCTGAAGAGCGGCGGCTACAAGCTCTCGGCGCTGGAGATCGAGGAGGCGCTGCGGGAGAACGTGGCCGTCGCCGAGGTCGCGGTCGTGGGCTTGCCCGACGAGGCGTGGGGCGAGCGTGTCGTCGCCGTCGTCGTCCCCGCGCCGGGTCGCGACGCGGCGTGCGCGCCGGACGTGCTGCGTGGCTGGGCGAAGGAGCGGATGGCGCCGTACAAGGTCCCGCGCGAGGTCATCGTCGCCTCGGCGTTGCCGCGCAACGCGCTCGGCAAGGTCGTGAAGCCCGAGCTGGTGAAGGCGATTCTAGAGGGGACGGTCGCGCGTTCGACGCGCACGGAAGTTTGA
- a CDS encoding OmpP1/FadL family transporter: protein MGARNLVVGAFVGSVLLGGASVADASSGLDSPDNGVVQVGRGGTYVARADDPLAAYYNPAGLAFQKSGVHVGAHLMFMDRCFSRRDVNNQPVSPGAGIPGPGAPGGPVDPVCAETTPFPNPQIAATFRITSKLAIGLSVMGPHGIGKMVWPESVPYTNQVGIATTQPAPQRFLMTEIDSLIVNPTLSVSYAIKDWLSVGAGFTWGIASINFVNFSEGTSQIPNDDFAGNQEVKATLSAFDGFVPGLVVGVLASPHKRLDLGASFKWQDAISTRTGLQLESLYWRAGGQKNETPCPMGPADCNITNDEDAGTLKLRIPLEARLGLRYHHPLRAGSLVPKTGRKVRDPIAEDLFDLEVDFTYAHNSVVDNMEVRFDPGIRVNGTPGNIPQNADIPHNWKNVFGVRFGGDFTVIPGFLAVRAGGFFETNGQDAAYLNPDFHLGHRVGVGGGGSVRLGPVDVSLAYQHTFFEPLDNGGRGEVLALSGDSTTNYRSRHNVNGGRLESSLNEVALGATYRF, encoded by the coding sequence ATGGGCGCGAGGAATCTCGTCGTGGGGGCGTTCGTGGGGTCGGTGTTGCTCGGAGGCGCGAGCGTCGCGGACGCCTCCTCCGGGCTCGATTCCCCCGACAATGGCGTCGTTCAGGTCGGTCGCGGCGGCACGTACGTCGCGCGCGCCGACGACCCGCTCGCCGCGTACTACAACCCCGCGGGCCTCGCCTTCCAGAAGTCGGGCGTGCACGTGGGCGCGCACCTCATGTTCATGGATCGCTGCTTCTCGCGCCGCGACGTGAACAACCAGCCCGTCTCGCCGGGCGCCGGCATCCCCGGCCCCGGCGCGCCCGGCGGCCCGGTCGATCCCGTCTGCGCCGAGACCACGCCCTTCCCGAACCCGCAGATCGCGGCGACCTTCCGCATCACGAGCAAGCTCGCGATCGGCCTGTCCGTGATGGGCCCGCACGGCATCGGCAAGATGGTGTGGCCCGAGTCGGTCCCGTACACGAACCAGGTCGGCATCGCGACCACGCAGCCCGCGCCGCAGCGCTTCCTGATGACCGAGATCGACTCGCTGATCGTCAACCCGACCTTGAGCGTGAGCTACGCGATCAAGGACTGGCTGAGCGTCGGCGCGGGCTTCACCTGGGGCATCGCCTCGATCAACTTCGTCAACTTCTCCGAGGGCACCTCGCAGATCCCGAACGACGACTTCGCCGGCAACCAGGAGGTCAAGGCGACGCTGTCCGCCTTCGACGGCTTCGTGCCGGGGCTCGTCGTGGGTGTGCTCGCCTCGCCGCACAAGCGCCTCGATCTCGGCGCGTCGTTCAAGTGGCAAGACGCGATCTCCACGCGCACGGGCTTGCAGCTCGAGTCGCTCTACTGGCGCGCGGGTGGCCAGAAAAACGAGACGCCGTGCCCGATGGGCCCGGCCGACTGCAACATCACGAACGACGAGGACGCGGGCACGCTCAAGCTGCGTATCCCGCTCGAGGCGCGCCTCGGCCTCCGGTATCACCACCCGCTGCGCGCGGGCTCGCTCGTGCCGAAGACCGGGCGCAAGGTGCGCGACCCGATCGCCGAGGACCTCTTCGACCTCGAGGTCGACTTCACCTACGCGCACAACAGCGTCGTCGACAACATGGAGGTGCGCTTCGATCCGGGCATCCGGGTGAACGGCACCCCTGGCAACATCCCGCAGAACGCCGATATCCCGCACAACTGGAAGAACGTCTTCGGCGTGCGGTTCGGCGGCGACTTCACGGTCATCCCGGGCTTCCTGGCGGTGCGGGCGGGCGGGTTCTTCGAAACGAACGGGCAGGACGCGGCGTATTTGAACCCCGACTTCCACCTCGGGCATCGCGTGGGCGTGGGCGGCGGCGGCAGCGTGCGGCTCGGGCCGGTCGACGTCTCGCTCGCCTACCAGCACACGTTCTTCGAGCCGCTCGACAATGGCGGCCGGGGCGAGGTGCTCGCGCTCTCGGGCGACTCGACCACGAATTACAGGAGCCGGCACAACGTCAATGGCGGCCGGCTCGAGTCGAGCCTGAACGAGGTCGCGCTCGGGGCGACGTACAGGTTCTGA
- the trxB gene encoding thioredoxin-disulfide reductase yields the protein MTDTPVRNVIIIGSGPAGLTASIYAARANLKPLCIEGFNAGGLIPGGQLMFTTDVENYPGFPQKVTGQELMQRFRDQAEHQGTEIVTADVTKVDLSARPFKVWVEDQLYLAKTVIVATGARANYLGLPTEEALKNKGVSACAVCDGALYRGRDVAVVGGGDTAMEEASYLAGLCSSVTLVHRRDEFRASKAMVERVVTNPKIKILYSHVVDEVLDVAKDEVTGIVVRDLKTGEKKSIPVAAFFVAIGHTPMTELFTGQLETHPNGYLKTVPGSTRTSVPGVFAAGDVQDWTYRQAVTAAGTGCMAALDAERFLQQEGGSH from the coding sequence ATGACCGACACACCCGTCCGCAACGTCATCATCATCGGCTCGGGCCCCGCGGGCCTGACAGCGTCCATCTACGCCGCGCGCGCGAACCTGAAGCCGCTCTGCATCGAGGGCTTCAACGCGGGCGGGCTCATCCCCGGCGGGCAGCTCATGTTCACGACCGACGTCGAGAACTACCCGGGCTTTCCGCAGAAGGTCACGGGCCAGGAGCTCATGCAGCGCTTCCGCGATCAGGCGGAGCACCAGGGCACCGAGATCGTGACGGCGGACGTGACGAAGGTCGACCTCTCCGCGCGGCCGTTCAAGGTCTGGGTCGAGGACCAGCTCTACCTCGCGAAGACCGTGATCGTCGCGACGGGCGCGCGCGCGAACTACCTCGGCCTGCCGACCGAGGAGGCCCTCAAGAACAAGGGCGTGAGCGCCTGCGCCGTCTGCGACGGCGCGCTCTACCGCGGCCGCGACGTCGCCGTCGTCGGCGGCGGCGACACCGCGATGGAGGAGGCGAGTTACCTCGCGGGCCTCTGCTCCTCGGTCACGCTCGTGCATCGCCGCGACGAGTTCCGCGCGAGCAAGGCCATGGTCGAGCGCGTCGTGACGAACCCGAAGATCAAGATCCTCTACAGCCACGTCGTCGACGAGGTGCTCGACGTCGCGAAGGACGAGGTCACGGGCATCGTCGTGCGCGACCTCAAGACGGGCGAGAAAAAGAGCATCCCCGTCGCCGCATTTTTCGTGGCGATCGGGCACACGCCCATGACGGAGCTCTTCACGGGCCAGCTCGAGACGCACCCGAACGGTTACCTGAAGACGGTGCCCGGCTCGACGCGCACGAGCGTGCCCGGCGTGTTCGCCGCGGGTGACGTGCAGGACTGGACGTACAGGCAGGCGGTCACGGCGGCAGGCACGGGCTGCATGGCCGCGCTCGACGCCGAGCGGTTCTTGCAGCAAGAAGGCGGGAGCCACTGA
- a CDS encoding penicillin acylase family protein, whose product MQEPRRPSIARFTSLLALTLAPLAGCSDPATTPPPPPPGDPFGPIGARADLPVDERVQIENLAAPVDVVRDKDGRPHIYASSFEDAVRVEGYVVAQDRHLQIEFYRRVAEGRLAEILADADASVINNDIVFRHLGLHRVAKKQYEALGAEEKALVDAFADGVTQHFRALREGEAALPPAAFLVPPSAFTDFTGVDALAIARLQSYLLSHSADGELADTVSIQTLGAAFPKDAADPKVAARSGILRELYRFAPHEPATTTTGYPMGQSGKKDPAPSPVLPDLGARTARYQEAVRKVKDLFAPEGFGSNNWAVGAGRSASGHALLASDPHLTLAAPAIFWPVAMEVASEDPAERIKISGLAFPGIPGIILGHNEHIAWGATVAGYDVTDLYAETLTPDAKAVVFEGKNVPVETIDEVIEIQAGAPYTYKVPVVPHHGAILPEILPDHTVAPLDPAKPAISVRWTGDEPTNDLKAVLGLLRSKNVDEAKAALEGFQVGAQNWMIADTQGDVLWTSHAKLPTREPAALAWDPAAFAGTLPCLVLPGDGSAEWNGSLASGLVPWEKNPAAGFLATANNDPIGDSLDGDPSNGKLPDGTPMYLACSWDIGFREGRIQERLAGLDKATPEDLAKIQGDARSALGSRLTPALIEAIDRAEAERATPGTHPDLSTLVADPGYDGATIQKVRALLTAWGAEAGYEAASGIDPDTNEPLPESGETAVEARAAQATLVFNAWMLRLVERVIGDELEHAGRPFVPRDQKAKTILAITLQTPETLPTYDPVTKESALWDDMATAEIETKHERIVRALVDALGTLAQDVGPDVSAYRWGARHRVRFEAILPVLGQLSIPPLGDPVFPNGFPRHGDNFSVDSSDFTLTARLDVTPRYDYNFGPTQRLVVDLDPAGPRAWNALPGGAVWDSQSPHFRDQAELWRRNQTRQVPFLLPDVVAAAESRIVVTRK is encoded by the coding sequence ATGCAAGAGCCCCGACGCCCCTCGATCGCTCGCTTCACCAGCCTTCTCGCCTTGACCCTCGCGCCCCTCGCCGGCTGCTCGGACCCGGCGACGACCCCTCCGCCCCCGCCGCCGGGGGATCCCTTCGGCCCGATCGGCGCGCGCGCCGATCTGCCGGTGGACGAGCGCGTGCAGATCGAGAACCTCGCGGCGCCGGTCGACGTCGTGCGGGACAAGGACGGCCGGCCGCACATCTACGCGTCGAGCTTCGAGGACGCGGTGCGGGTCGAGGGGTACGTCGTGGCGCAGGATCGGCACCTGCAGATCGAGTTCTACCGGCGCGTCGCCGAGGGCCGGCTCGCCGAGATCCTCGCGGACGCGGACGCGAGCGTGATCAACAACGACATCGTCTTCCGCCACCTCGGCCTGCACCGCGTGGCGAAGAAACAATACGAGGCGCTCGGGGCCGAGGAGAAGGCCCTCGTCGACGCGTTCGCGGACGGCGTGACCCAGCATTTTCGCGCGCTCCGCGAGGGCGAGGCCGCGCTGCCCCCGGCGGCGTTCCTCGTCCCGCCCTCGGCGTTCACCGACTTCACGGGCGTGGACGCGCTCGCGATCGCCCGGCTGCAGTCGTACCTGCTCTCGCACTCGGCCGACGGCGAGCTCGCCGACACGGTCTCGATCCAGACGCTCGGGGCGGCGTTCCCCAAGGACGCGGCCGACCCGAAGGTGGCGGCGCGCAGCGGGATCCTGCGCGAGCTCTACCGCTTCGCGCCCCACGAGCCGGCGACGACGACGACGGGGTATCCGATGGGGCAGTCCGGCAAGAAGGACCCCGCGCCCTCGCCTGTCCTGCCCGACCTCGGCGCGCGGACGGCGCGGTACCAGGAGGCCGTGCGCAAGGTGAAGGATCTGTTCGCGCCCGAGGGGTTCGGCTCGAACAACTGGGCCGTCGGGGCGGGCAGGAGCGCGAGCGGGCACGCGCTGCTCGCGAGTGATCCGCACCTGACGCTCGCCGCGCCCGCGATCTTCTGGCCCGTGGCCATGGAGGTCGCGTCCGAGGACCCCGCGGAACGGATCAAGATCTCGGGGCTCGCGTTCCCCGGCATCCCGGGGATCATCCTCGGGCACAACGAGCACATCGCCTGGGGCGCGACGGTGGCCGGCTACGACGTGACCGATCTCTACGCCGAGACCCTCACGCCCGACGCAAAGGCCGTGGTGTTCGAAGGGAAAAACGTGCCCGTAGAGACGATCGACGAGGTGATCGAGATCCAGGCCGGCGCGCCGTACACGTACAAGGTGCCCGTCGTGCCCCACCACGGCGCGATCCTGCCCGAGATCCTGCCCGATCACACCGTGGCCCCGCTCGACCCGGCGAAACCCGCGATCAGCGTGCGCTGGACCGGCGACGAGCCGACGAACGACCTGAAGGCGGTCCTCGGCCTTTTGAGGTCCAAGAATGTCGACGAGGCGAAGGCCGCGCTCGAGGGCTTCCAGGTCGGCGCGCAGAACTGGATGATCGCGGATACCCAGGGCGACGTGCTCTGGACCTCGCACGCGAAGTTGCCGACCCGGGAGCCCGCGGCGCTGGCCTGGGACCCCGCGGCGTTCGCGGGCACGCTTCCGTGCCTCGTCCTGCCCGGCGATGGCTCGGCCGAGTGGAACGGGTCGCTCGCGAGCGGGCTCGTGCCCTGGGAGAAGAACCCCGCCGCGGGTTTCCTCGCCACGGCGAACAACGATCCGATCGGCGACTCGCTCGACGGCGATCCCTCGAACGGCAAGCTGCCCGACGGCACGCCGATGTACCTCGCGTGCTCGTGGGACATCGGCTTTCGCGAGGGTCGTATCCAGGAGCGGCTCGCGGGGCTCGACAAGGCGACGCCCGAGGACCTCGCGAAGATCCAGGGCGACGCGCGCTCGGCGCTCGGCTCGCGCCTCACGCCCGCGCTGATCGAGGCCATCGATCGAGCCGAGGCAGAACGCGCGACGCCCGGGACGCACCCCGATCTCTCCACGCTGGTCGCCGATCCCGGTTACGACGGGGCCACGATCCAGAAGGTGCGCGCGTTGCTCACAGCGTGGGGCGCCGAGGCGGGTTACGAGGCGGCGAGCGGGATCGATCCAGACACGAACGAGCCCCTGCCCGAGAGCGGCGAGACGGCGGTCGAGGCGCGCGCGGCGCAGGCGACGCTCGTGTTCAACGCGTGGATGCTCCGGCTCGTCGAGCGCGTGATCGGCGACGAGCTCGAGCACGCGGGCAGGCCCTTCGTGCCGCGGGATCAGAAGGCGAAGACGATCCTCGCGATCACGCTGCAGACGCCCGAGACGCTCCCGACGTACGACCCGGTCACGAAGGAGAGCGCGCTCTGGGACGACATGGCGACGGCGGAGATCGAGACGAAGCACGAGCGGATCGTGCGGGCGCTCGTGGACGCGCTCGGGACACTCGCGCAAGACGTCGGCCCGGACGTGAGCGCCTACCGCTGGGGCGCACGGCACCGGGTTCGCTTCGAGGCGATCCTCCCGGTCCTCGGGCAGCTCTCGATCCCGCCGCTCGGCGATCCGGTCTTTCCGAACGGCTTCCCGCGGCACGGGGACAATTTTTCGGTCGACTCGTCCGACTTCACGCTCACGGCGAGGCTCGACGTGACCCCGCGCTACGACTACAATTTCGGTCCGACGCAGCGGCTCGTCGTGGACCTGGATCCGGCGGGGCCGCGGGCATGGAACGCGCTCCCGGGCGGCGCGGTCTGGGACTCGCAGAGCCCGCATTTCCGCGATCAAGCCGAGCTCTGGCGGCGGAACCAGACCCGGCAGGTCCCCTTCTTGCTTCCCGACGTGGTGGCTGCGGCCGAGTCACGGATCGTCGTGACGCGGAAGTAG
- a CDS encoding uracil-DNA glycosylase: protein MDEPHADPRDELFEIATSVRALVEWYEGTGAWGLPLAPPREAEPAFHAQEPHADPQPQRAQPASFTAPPERPQAHAAPQWTPQAPPAPQRPAAARPEALTPEARAVRLQMLASEVAGCTRCRLCETRTQTVFSRGNPLSELLFVGEGPGSEEDLQGEPFVGPAGQLLDRMIAAMGYRRDEVYICNIVKCRPPENRKPQPEEMEACKGWLAAQLELLRPKYIVALGATAIQGLIGTSEGITRLRGKWKMYRGIPVMPTFHPAYLLRQPSAKREVWSDLQEVMARLGKKPPARS from the coding sequence ATGGACGAGCCCCACGCCGATCCGCGCGACGAGCTCTTCGAGATCGCGACCTCGGTGCGCGCGCTCGTCGAGTGGTACGAGGGCACGGGCGCGTGGGGCTTGCCGCTCGCGCCGCCGCGTGAGGCCGAGCCGGCGTTTCACGCGCAAGAGCCCCACGCCGATCCGCAGCCGCAACGCGCGCAGCCCGCGTCGTTCACGGCGCCGCCCGAGCGCCCGCAGGCCCACGCCGCGCCGCAGTGGACGCCGCAAGCGCCGCCTGCGCCGCAGCGCCCCGCAGCGGCGCGCCCCGAGGCCCTCACGCCGGAGGCGCGCGCCGTGCGGCTGCAGATGCTCGCCTCGGAGGTCGCGGGTTGCACGCGCTGCCGGCTCTGCGAGACGCGCACGCAGACCGTGTTTTCCCGCGGCAACCCGCTGTCCGAGCTCCTCTTCGTGGGTGAAGGTCCGGGCTCCGAGGAGGACCTCCAGGGCGAGCCGTTCGTCGGCCCTGCGGGCCAGCTCCTCGACCGGATGATCGCCGCGATGGGGTATCGCCGGGACGAAGTGTACATCTGCAACATCGTCAAATGCCGGCCCCCGGAGAACCGCAAGCCGCAGCCAGAGGAGATGGAGGCGTGCAAGGGTTGGCTCGCCGCGCAGCTCGAGCTCCTGCGGCCGAAGTACATCGTCGCCCTCGGCGCGACCGCGATCCAGGGCTTGATCGGCACGAGCGAGGGCATCACCAGGCTACGCGGCAAGTGGAAGATGTACCGCGGCATTCCCGTCATGCCGACGTTCCATCCGGCCTACCTGCTCCGGCAACCATCGGCGAAACGCGAGGTATGGAGCGACCTGCAGGAAGTGATGGCGCGCCTCGGCAAGAAGCCGCCGGCGCGAAGCTAG
- a CDS encoding biopolymer transporter ExbD, which produces MHPRASVLAPFVLLVATTLPACDGDKATTGAAPTASASAAALPTTVAPPKPKTMPALIVDSLGPYIGQIRVDMKQENWPEKLTAAVKDLPIEGKQVTLIAEKKARTPHVAAVVAELGRAGAPTILLKTDGRDDVPKELVVTPPDKVSNPPGCSVSVMVLKDLSTAVWPFKGGLGKKQRKGFAGPDLSNTGDAIKKDLAICDSSFAFFSADDTISWEMAYNLAGTLKVVDEKSDKGKKIETLVLLAESPVAGRPVTLKK; this is translated from the coding sequence ATGCATCCCCGCGCCTCTGTCCTCGCCCCCTTCGTGTTGCTCGTCGCGACGACCCTCCCTGCATGCGACGGCGACAAGGCAACGACGGGCGCCGCGCCGACCGCGAGCGCGTCCGCCGCCGCTCTGCCCACGACGGTCGCTCCGCCCAAGCCGAAGACGATGCCCGCGCTCATCGTCGACTCGCTCGGCCCCTACATCGGGCAGATCCGCGTCGACATGAAGCAGGAGAACTGGCCCGAGAAGCTCACCGCCGCGGTGAAGGATCTGCCGATCGAGGGCAAGCAGGTCACGCTCATCGCCGAGAAGAAGGCGCGCACGCCCCACGTCGCCGCGGTCGTGGCCGAGCTCGGCCGCGCGGGCGCGCCGACGATCCTGCTCAAGACCGACGGCCGCGACGACGTGCCGAAGGAGCTCGTGGTCACGCCGCCCGACAAGGTCTCGAACCCGCCCGGCTGCTCGGTGAGCGTGATGGTGCTGAAGGACCTCTCGACGGCGGTGTGGCCGTTCAAGGGCGGGCTCGGCAAGAAGCAACGCAAGGGGTTCGCCGGGCCCGACCTGTCGAACACGGGCGACGCGATCAAGAAGGACCTCGCGATCTGCGACTCGTCGTTCGCCTTCTTCTCGGCCGACGACACGATCTCGTGGGAGATGGCCTATAACCTCGCCGGCACGCTGAAGGTCGTCGACGAGAAGAGCGACAAGGGCAAGAAGATCGAGACGCTCGTCCTGCTCGCCGAGTCGCCCGTCGCCGGCAGGCCCGTCACGCTGAAGAAGTGA
- a CDS encoding alpha/beta fold hydrolase, with the protein MVLRRILTTAASGFDKTVGTAMLVRGERIRSADPSSLGPEARLELLEAIRGFYDKSEHFTAPSSFFGEPTIPNVELSRVRLLGGPDPGMVLDATWPSEFEPFEETVRADYLGHELNRKATARLFLHGTPRPVAILVHGYRCGVFALEERLWPVPWIFELGLDVALAVLPFHACRAPKGTALFPSPDMRFTIEGFRQSIMDLRALAALLRDRGAPAVGVMGMSLGGYTSGLWATIDPSLAFAVPIVPCASIADVARAVGLLVGAPEEQAAQHLAIESTLRVVSPLARDPVISPEQMLVVGAAGDQITPLDHARRMAEHFRAPLSTFHGGHLLQFGRADAFRAVRRMLARIGIIETRHAAA; encoded by the coding sequence GTGGTCCTGCGCCGCATCCTCACGACCGCTGCTTCCGGGTTCGACAAGACCGTCGGCACGGCGATGCTCGTGCGCGGCGAGAGGATCCGGTCCGCAGATCCGTCGAGCCTCGGCCCGGAGGCGCGGCTCGAGCTCCTCGAGGCCATCCGCGGCTTCTACGACAAAAGCGAGCACTTCACGGCGCCGAGCTCGTTCTTTGGAGAACCAACGATCCCCAACGTCGAGCTCTCCCGGGTGCGCCTCCTCGGCGGCCCGGACCCGGGCATGGTGCTCGACGCGACCTGGCCGAGCGAGTTCGAGCCGTTCGAGGAGACCGTGCGCGCGGACTACCTCGGCCACGAGCTCAACCGCAAGGCGACGGCGCGGCTCTTTCTGCACGGTACGCCTCGCCCGGTCGCGATCTTGGTGCACGGCTACCGGTGCGGCGTGTTCGCGCTCGAGGAGCGGCTCTGGCCCGTGCCGTGGATCTTCGAGCTCGGGCTCGACGTGGCCCTGGCCGTCTTGCCCTTCCACGCGTGCAGGGCGCCAAAAGGGACGGCGCTCTTCCCCTCGCCGGACATGCGCTTCACGATCGAGGGCTTCCGGCAGTCGATCATGGATCTGCGCGCGCTCGCGGCGCTCCTGCGGGATCGAGGCGCGCCCGCCGTGGGCGTGATGGGCATGAGCCTCGGCGGCTACACGTCCGGGCTCTGGGCCACGATCGATCCGAGCCTCGCGTTCGCCGTTCCGATCGTGCCTTGTGCGTCGATCGCCGACGTGGCGCGCGCGGTGGGCCTGCTCGTCGGCGCGCCCGAAGAGCAAGCCGCGCAGCACCTGGCGATCGAGTCGACGTTACGCGTCGTGAGTCCACTCGCGCGAGATCCGGTGATCTCGCCGGAGCAGATGCTCGTGGTGGGTGCTGCGGGGGATCAGATCACGCCGCTCGACCACGCGCGGCGCATGGCCGAGCATTTCCGCGCGCCGCTCTCGACGTTCCACGGCGGGCATCTGCTGCAGTTCGGCCGCGCCGACGCGTTCCGCGCCGTGCGGCGGATGCTCGCGCGGATCGGGATCATCGAGACGCGCCACGCCGCGGCGTGA
- a CDS encoding DUF2085 domain-containing protein, producing the protein MLLLVVGLAPFVAPFARRVTSPATGELVYALFAPVCHTRPERTLLVASVLMPLCSRCAGIFAGFVTASVLPAPRLRVRACLGYGFLASVIMLIDVITQDLGLRPLWHPARLATGVVWGHVFALGILAIGREHLGKPRRRVTSSA; encoded by the coding sequence GTGTTGCTCCTCGTCGTCGGCCTCGCGCCGTTCGTCGCGCCCTTCGCGCGCCGCGTGACGAGCCCCGCGACAGGCGAGCTCGTCTACGCGCTCTTCGCGCCGGTCTGTCACACGAGACCCGAGCGCACGCTGCTCGTCGCCTCCGTGCTCATGCCGCTCTGCAGCCGTTGCGCCGGCATCTTCGCGGGGTTCGTCACGGCCTCCGTGCTTCCCGCGCCGCGCTTGCGCGTGCGCGCGTGCCTCGGGTACGGGTTTCTCGCGAGCGTGATCATGCTGATCGACGTGATCACGCAGGACCTCGGCCTGCGGCCGTTGTGGCACCCGGCGCGGCTCGCGACGGGCGTCGTCTGGGGCCACGTGTTCGCCCTGGGGATCCTGGCGATCGGGCGCGAGCACCTCGGCAAGCCGAGGCGGCGGGTCACTTCTTCAGCGTGA